One Amaranthus tricolor cultivar Red isolate AtriRed21 chromosome 1, ASM2621246v1, whole genome shotgun sequence DNA window includes the following coding sequences:
- the LOC130822175 gene encoding uncharacterized protein LOC130822175, with amino-acid sequence NNNNNNNNNNNNNNNNNNNNNNNNNNNSNNNNNNNNNNNNNNNNNNNNNNNNNNNNNNNNSNNNNNNNNNNNNNNNNNNNNNNNNNNNNNNNINNNSKNSNNSNNNNNNNNNNNNNNNNNNNNNNNNNNSNNSNNSNNNSNNNNNNNNNNNNNNNNNNNNNNSNNSNNNNNNNNNNNN; translated from the exons aataataataataataataataataataataataataataataataataataataataataataataataataataataatagtaataataataataataataacaataataataataataataataataataataataataataataataataataataataataataataa taataatagtaataataataataataataataataataataataataataataataataataataataataataataataataataataataataataataatattaataataatagtaaaaatagtaataatagtaataataataataataataataataataataataataataataataataataataataataataataataataataatagtaataatagtaataatagtaataataatagtaataataataataataataataataataataataataataataataataataataataataataatagtaataatagtaacaataataataataataataataataataataat